A genome region from Labilibaculum antarcticum includes the following:
- a CDS encoding UDP-glucose dehydrogenase family protein yields the protein MNITIVGTGYVGLVSGTCFAETGITVTCVDVDQNKIDNLNKGILPIYEPGLEPMVKRNMEKGRLFFSNSLKDSILDADAVFIAVGTPPDEDGSADLQYVIAVAKEIGRYIDRYLVVVTKSTVPIGTAEKVKATINEELTNRNEDIQFDVASNPEFLKEGAAIDDFLKPDRVVIGTESQRAQEVMSKLYKPFLMNNHPVIFMDIPSAEMTKYAANSMLATKISFMNDIANLCEIVGADVNNVRRGIGSDSRIGNKFIYPGTGYGGSCFPKDVQALIKTSEQRGHPLEILKSVELVNNRQKSVLYKKIMTHFDGNLKGKKIAIWGLSFKPNTDDMREAPSLVIINKLLSEGAEVIAYDPVAAEECHRKIGDTISYAKDQYEALIDADALLIVTEWSEFKLPNFKVMEKLMREKLIFDGRNIYDLYEMKELGYTYYSIGREIVKKESIG from the coding sequence ATGAACATTACTATTGTTGGTACCGGTTATGTAGGTTTAGTTTCCGGAACTTGCTTTGCAGAAACGGGAATTACTGTTACCTGCGTTGATGTAGATCAAAATAAAATTGACAATTTAAATAAAGGTATACTTCCAATTTACGAACCTGGTTTAGAGCCAATGGTGAAACGCAATATGGAAAAAGGCCGTTTGTTTTTTTCGAATAGCTTAAAAGATAGCATCTTAGATGCCGATGCCGTTTTTATTGCTGTTGGCACTCCTCCTGATGAAGATGGGAGCGCAGATCTTCAATACGTAATTGCTGTAGCCAAGGAAATAGGACGATATATTGACCGCTACCTTGTTGTGGTTACCAAAAGCACAGTACCAATTGGAACGGCAGAAAAAGTTAAAGCCACTATTAACGAAGAACTTACCAACCGAAACGAAGACATTCAATTTGATGTTGCTTCAAATCCGGAATTTTTGAAAGAAGGAGCCGCAATTGATGATTTTCTGAAACCTGACAGGGTTGTAATTGGAACAGAGTCGCAAAGAGCTCAGGAAGTAATGAGTAAGCTTTACAAACCATTTCTAATGAATAATCATCCGGTAATTTTCATGGATATCCCTTCTGCCGAAATGACAAAATATGCGGCGAATTCAATGCTGGCAACAAAAATCTCTTTCATGAACGACATAGCAAATCTTTGCGAGATTGTAGGAGCTGATGTGAACAATGTTCGCCGTGGTATTGGATCAGACAGCCGTATCGGAAATAAATTTATTTACCCAGGCACTGGATATGGTGGATCATGCTTCCCAAAAGACGTACAGGCACTTATCAAAACGTCAGAACAAAGGGGGCATCCTCTTGAAATCTTAAAATCTGTAGAATTAGTAAACAACCGCCAAAAAAGTGTGCTTTACAAAAAAATAATGACACATTTCGATGGAAATCTGAAAGGCAAAAAAATTGCTATTTGGGGATTATCATTCAAACCAAACACTGATGATATGCGAGAAGCTCCATCACTGGTTATCATCAACAAACTTTTAAGTGAAGGTGCCGAAGTAATTGCTTACGATCCTGTTGCAGCAGAAGAATGCCATCGAAAAATTGGCGATACAATTAGCTATGCTAAAGACCAATACGAAGCGCTAATTGATGCTGACGCTTTACTAATTGTTACAGAATGGTCGGAATTCAAACTTCCAAATTTTAAAGTGATGGAGAAATTAATGAGGGAGAAATTAATTTTCGACGGAAGAAACATCTATGATCTTTACGAAATGAAAGAACTGGGCTACACATACTATTCCATTGGCCGGGAGATTGTTAAAAAAGAATCTATTGGGTAA
- the guaA gene encoding glutamine-hydrolyzing GMP synthase, which translates to MQEKILILDFGSQYTQLIARRVRELNVYCEIHPFNNPPVIDESIKGVILSGSPFSVRDEKAPIPNLLEIKGKLPLLGVCYGAQHLAHCFGGEVMASNKREYGRANLTSVNSSNELLKGISLNSQVWMSHGDTIEKMPSNFKVIASTSDVENAAFEIEGETAYGIQFHPEVYHTTEGSILLKNYIVGICGCQQNWTPDAFVETTVAELKEKLGDDRVILGLSGGVDSTVAAMLVHKAIGKNLYCIFVDNGLLRKNEFTDVLKKYETLGLNVIGVDAGEKFISALAGVTDPETKRKIIGNAFIEVFDAESHKVKNAKWLGQGTIYPDVIESVSVNGGPSQTIKSHHNVGGLPDFMKLKVVEPLKLLFKDEVRRVGKSMGLEDKFISRHPFPGPGLGIRILGDVTAEKVRILQEVDHIFISGLVEDGLYNEVWQAGAMLLPVQSVGVMGDERTYESVVALRAVGSTDGMTADWSHLPYEFLAKISNKIINGVKGVNRVVYDISSKPPATIEWE; encoded by the coding sequence ATGCAGGAAAAAATTCTGATTTTAGATTTTGGCTCACAATATACACAGTTGATTGCCAGACGAGTTCGTGAATTAAACGTTTATTGTGAAATTCATCCCTTTAATAATCCTCCGGTTATCGACGAATCGATTAAGGGAGTTATTCTTTCTGGAAGTCCTTTTTCTGTTCGTGACGAAAAGGCTCCAATTCCAAATTTATTAGAAATAAAAGGTAAACTTCCTCTTCTAGGAGTTTGTTATGGAGCGCAGCATTTGGCTCACTGTTTTGGTGGAGAAGTTATGGCTTCTAATAAACGTGAATATGGTCGTGCTAATCTTACTTCTGTAAATAGCAGCAACGAATTATTGAAAGGCATTAGTCTAAATTCTCAGGTGTGGATGTCACATGGTGATACCATTGAGAAAATGCCTTCAAATTTTAAAGTAATTGCAAGTACTTCAGATGTAGAGAATGCTGCGTTTGAGATTGAAGGTGAGACAGCCTACGGAATTCAGTTTCATCCTGAAGTGTATCACACAACCGAAGGAAGTATTTTGTTAAAGAATTATATCGTAGGTATTTGTGGTTGTCAACAGAACTGGACACCTGATGCATTTGTTGAAACGACAGTTGCTGAGTTGAAAGAAAAGCTGGGTGATGACAGAGTTATTCTCGGTTTATCAGGTGGTGTTGATTCGACAGTAGCTGCTATGTTGGTACACAAAGCAATCGGTAAAAATTTGTATTGTATTTTTGTTGATAACGGCTTGTTGCGTAAGAATGAGTTTACTGATGTATTAAAGAAATATGAAACCTTAGGATTGAATGTGATTGGTGTTGATGCTGGCGAGAAATTTATTTCTGCTTTGGCTGGCGTTACCGATCCTGAAACTAAGCGAAAAATAATAGGGAATGCTTTTATTGAGGTTTTCGATGCAGAATCTCATAAAGTTAAAAATGCCAAGTGGTTAGGTCAAGGTACTATTTATCCTGATGTTATTGAATCAGTATCAGTAAATGGAGGTCCTTCTCAAACCATTAAGTCTCATCATAATGTTGGTGGATTACCTGATTTCATGAAATTGAAGGTGGTTGAACCATTGAAGTTGCTTTTTAAAGATGAGGTTCGAAGAGTAGGAAAAAGCATGGGACTTGAGGATAAATTCATAAGTCGTCATCCATTTCCAGGGCCAGGTTTAGGGATTCGTATTTTAGGGGATGTAACAGCTGAAAAAGTTCGAATTCTTCAAGAAGTGGATCATATCTTTATCTCAGGATTGGTAGAAGATGGATTGTACAATGAAGTTTGGCAAGCAGGAGCGATGCTGTTGCCAGTTCAGTCTGTTGGTGTAATGGGAGATGAGAGAACTTATGAGAGTGTTGTTGCCTTAAGAGCTGTTGGGTCTACGGATGGAATGACAGCTGACTGGTCACATTTGCCTTATGAATTTCTTGCGAAAATTTCGAATAAGATTATTAATGGAGTTAAAGGTGTTAATAGAGTTGTTTATGACATAAGCTCAAAACCACCGGCAACTATTGAATGGGAGTAA
- a CDS encoding SemiSWEET transporter — METTFVSILGFVAAFCTTVSFIPQALRVIKTKHTKDLSLAMYSMFNVGILLWLIYGVLIDSWPIIIANVITLGLTLIILVLKIKYK, encoded by the coding sequence ATGGAAACTACTTTTGTATCGATTTTAGGTTTCGTTGCAGCTTTCTGCACTACTGTTTCATTTATCCCGCAAGCATTGCGTGTGATTAAAACTAAACACACGAAAGATTTGTCTCTCGCAATGTATTCCATGTTTAATGTTGGAATACTTTTGTGGCTAATTTATGGCGTATTGATAGATTCCTGGCCAATTATAATTGCAAATGTTATTACTCTTGGATTGACTTTAATAATTTTGGTTTTGAAGATAAAGTACAAATAG
- a CDS encoding S41 family peptidase gives MSSKKLFLRNVVSICLVGLFVYVGGLKAQSVKNQAIKYQNLLALIDAFYVDTVNLERLTEDAVVKVLAELDPHSVYISKDEIQEMNEPLQGSFSGIGIQFNILRDTLMVVATIPGGPSEKVGLRAGDRILKIDEENVAAIGLKNNDVRKKLRGDKGTLVSLVVKRKKEKGLIDFVITRDNIPIHSLDAAYMIGKQIGYVKLNRFSATTSEEFLEALIQLKAENMKDMILDLRGNGGGYMQAAIEIVDQLFEPEQLIVYTKGLTTPRRENISTAKGIFKEGKVIVLIDEGSASASEIVSGAIQDWDRGIIMGRRSFGKGLVQRQFPLSDGSMIRLTTAHYYTPTGRCIQKSYEKGLEDYHLDILNRYKSGEMISADSIHFPDSLKYNTLVEKRVVYGGGGIMPDIFIPIDTTANFKYFNLLVRKNVVYPFVVNYMDSNLGKLRSKYSRFEDFDKNFEVSEEMLQEIVTMGEKEGIEKNEEDYLASVSDLKLHIKALLARDLWESSEYYKVVNKSNDFIKKALEVLSSPKIYHKELANE, from the coding sequence ATGAGTAGTAAGAAATTATTTTTGAGGAACGTGGTTTCTATCTGTCTGGTCGGCCTGTTTGTGTATGTCGGGGGACTAAAGGCTCAATCGGTAAAGAATCAGGCAATTAAATACCAAAATCTATTGGCGTTAATTGATGCATTTTATGTTGATACGGTTAACCTTGAACGTTTAACAGAAGATGCAGTTGTAAAAGTGTTGGCTGAATTAGATCCACATTCTGTTTATATCAGTAAAGATGAGATTCAGGAAATGAATGAGCCATTGCAAGGCAGTTTCAGTGGAATTGGTATTCAGTTTAATATTTTACGAGATACTTTAATGGTAGTGGCAACCATTCCTGGAGGTCCATCGGAAAAAGTTGGACTTCGTGCTGGTGATCGGATATTGAAAATTGATGAAGAGAATGTTGCGGCAATAGGATTGAAAAATAACGATGTTCGCAAGAAATTGCGTGGCGATAAAGGAACGTTAGTAAGTCTTGTGGTAAAAAGGAAAAAGGAAAAAGGACTAATCGATTTTGTGATTACACGAGATAATATTCCTATTCATAGTTTGGATGCAGCTTATATGATTGGTAAGCAGATCGGTTATGTAAAGCTTAATCGGTTTTCAGCAACAACTTCGGAAGAATTTTTGGAAGCTTTGATTCAATTAAAAGCTGAGAATATGAAGGATATGATTCTCGACCTAAGGGGGAATGGCGGTGGATATATGCAAGCAGCAATAGAGATTGTTGATCAGTTGTTTGAACCAGAACAGTTGATTGTATATACCAAAGGACTTACAACTCCTAGGCGCGAAAATATATCTACTGCGAAAGGTATTTTTAAAGAAGGGAAAGTAATTGTGCTTATTGATGAAGGATCGGCTTCCGCTTCAGAAATTGTTTCCGGGGCAATTCAGGATTGGGATAGAGGAATAATTATGGGGCGAAGATCTTTTGGAAAAGGTTTGGTTCAGCGTCAATTCCCATTATCTGATGGATCTATGATTCGTCTTACAACGGCTCATTACTACACTCCAACGGGAAGATGTATTCAGAAGTCTTATGAAAAAGGTTTGGAAGATTATCATTTGGATATATTAAATCGATATAAATCGGGAGAAATGATAAGTGCAGATAGCATTCACTTTCCCGACTCGTTAAAATATAACACCTTGGTAGAAAAAAGAGTCGTGTATGGTGGTGGTGGTATTATGCCTGATATTTTTATACCTATCGATACAACGGCCAATTTTAAATATTTTAATTTGTTAGTTCGTAAAAATGTAGTTTATCCTTTTGTTGTGAATTATATGGATTCAAACTTGGGTAAATTGAGAAGTAAATACTCGAGATTCGAAGATTTTGATAAAAACTTTGAGGTAAGTGAAGAGATGCTTCAAGAGATTGTTACTATGGGTGAAAAAGAAGGGATAGAGAAAAATGAAGAGGATTATTTAGCTTCTGTCAGTGATTTAAAACTTCATATTAAAGCTCTTTTAGCCAGAGATTTATGGGAAAGTTCGGAGTACTATAAGGTTGTAAATAAGAGTAATGATTTTATTAAAAAAGCATTGGAAGTACTAAGTAGTCCCAAGATTTATCACAAAGAACTAGCAAACGAATAG
- a CDS encoding response regulator, with amino-acid sequence MKHKPHILLIGFHNSLNIDSMTQIVFRNCNTGQEAIELIIEENFDLIISKYQLDDQNAIELNQSFESVKSYYTNTAPKKIKLLVITTNLEEEQICKDNKLLFFPDTFNLKSLILKLIDLPREAKRGDKKTTIINFKDLFIRVDNNREFIKTVIEKFFEIKDSRINDIKLPLANGDFKLAKDAAHKLKGVLANFSMEEARTTIIELEKHILDKDQELSLQKLNQLITDIEKARKFYLDNQDQFKS; translated from the coding sequence ATGAAACATAAACCGCACATACTTCTAATTGGTTTTCATAATTCATTGAACATTGATTCAATGACTCAAATCGTTTTTAGAAATTGTAACACAGGACAGGAAGCAATTGAATTAATCATCGAAGAAAATTTTGATTTAATAATTTCGAAATATCAATTAGATGACCAAAATGCTATCGAATTAAATCAATCCTTTGAATCTGTTAAAAGCTACTATACAAATACTGCTCCAAAAAAAATAAAACTGCTTGTTATTACAACTAATTTGGAGGAAGAACAGATTTGCAAGGACAATAAACTACTTTTTTTCCCTGACACTTTCAATTTAAAATCACTAATATTGAAACTCATTGATTTACCAAGAGAAGCAAAAAGAGGTGACAAGAAAACCACCATTATTAATTTCAAAGATCTTTTTATTCGGGTTGATAACAATCGTGAGTTTATAAAAACCGTAATCGAAAAGTTTTTTGAAATCAAGGATTCCCGAATTAATGATATCAAGCTTCCTTTAGCTAATGGTGATTTTAAACTTGCAAAAGATGCTGCCCATAAACTAAAAGGAGTACTTGCAAATTTCTCCATGGAGGAAGCAAGAACCACCATCATCGAATTGGAAAAACATATTTTAGATAAAGATCAGGAATTATCGCTCCAAAAATTAAATCAATTAATTACTGATATCGAGAAGGCCCGCAAATTTTATCTTGACAATCAAGATCAATTCAAGTCCTAA
- a CDS encoding STAS domain-containing protein, whose product MDFKIDKKDGYTLVQVLKDKLDTHIAPALKSELVLISGNGEKSILLDLTPCTYCDSSGLSAILVANRLCKNANGAFVLHGLQPAVERLVSISQLDSVLNISYNMDDAVSTMKGQIELNK is encoded by the coding sequence ATGGATTTCAAGATTGACAAGAAAGATGGTTATACCCTTGTACAGGTATTGAAAGACAAGTTGGATACTCATATTGCTCCTGCTTTAAAATCAGAATTGGTTTTAATCTCTGGAAATGGTGAGAAAAGTATCCTTTTGGATTTGACTCCTTGTACATATTGTGATTCTTCTGGTCTTAGTGCAATTCTTGTAGCCAATAGGTTGTGTAAAAATGCCAATGGAGCATTTGTTCTTCATGGCTTGCAGCCTGCCGTTGAAAGATTAGTTTCAATTTCTCAGTTGGATTCAGTTCTAAATATTTCTTATAATATGGACGATGCTGTTTCAACTATGAAAGGTCAAATCGAGTTAAACAAATAG
- the rpsA gene encoding 30S ribosomal protein S1, whose product MIKENKRVDDSAPDAEFDWDAFTSEEGFSGDNRTDLEALYDETLSTIAEKEVIDGIVIAMNKREVVINIGYKSDGIISLNEFRYNTELTIGDTVEVYVENQEDKKGQLVLSHKKARALRSWDRVNAALEKDEIIQGFIKCRTKGGMIVDVFGIEAFLPGSQIDVKPIRDYDVFVGKTMEFKVVKINHEFKNVVVSHKALIEAELEQQKKEIIAKLEKGQVLEGTVKNITSYGVFIDLGGVDGLIHITDLSWGRVSHPSEIVELDQKLNVVILDFDDDKKRIALGLKQLTPHPWDALDAEMKVGDNVKGRVVVMADYGAFVEIATGVEGLIHVSEMSWSQHLRSAQDFMKVGDEVEAQILTLDRDERKMSLGIKQLKQDPWEGIEAKYATNSKHTAKVRNFTNFGVFVEIEEGVDGLIHISDLSWTKKVKHPAEFTTIGADIEVVVLEIDKDNRRLSLGHKQLEENPWDVFETIFTTDSIHEGTIVEIFEKGAVIALPYGVEGFATPRHLVKEDGSQSKVEEKLTFKVIEFSKAAKRIILSHSRTFEDDKKADETAKKKEVAKIAKKGVKKVKDSLEKTTLGDISELAALKSQMESDENGKK is encoded by the coding sequence ATGATTAAAGAAAACAAAAGAGTAGACGATTCTGCACCAGACGCAGAATTTGATTGGGATGCATTTACCAGTGAAGAAGGATTCTCTGGTGATAACAGAACAGATTTGGAAGCTTTGTATGATGAAACTTTATCTACAATTGCAGAAAAAGAAGTAATCGATGGTATCGTTATTGCAATGAATAAAAGAGAAGTTGTAATTAATATTGGTTACAAATCTGACGGTATTATTAGTTTGAATGAATTCAGATATAATACTGAATTAACTATTGGTGATACAGTTGAAGTTTACGTTGAAAATCAAGAAGACAAAAAAGGACAATTAGTTCTTTCACACAAAAAAGCTCGTGCATTACGTTCATGGGATCGTGTTAACGCTGCACTTGAAAAAGACGAAATTATTCAAGGTTTTATCAAATGTCGTACTAAAGGTGGTATGATCGTTGACGTATTTGGAATTGAGGCTTTCTTGCCAGGATCTCAAATTGATGTTAAGCCTATCCGCGATTACGATGTTTTCGTTGGAAAAACAATGGAATTCAAAGTTGTGAAAATCAACCATGAATTTAAAAATGTTGTTGTATCTCACAAAGCTCTTATCGAAGCTGAATTGGAGCAACAGAAGAAAGAAATTATTGCTAAGCTTGAAAAAGGTCAGGTTCTTGAGGGAACTGTTAAGAACATCACTTCTTATGGTGTGTTTATTGACCTTGGTGGAGTAGATGGTTTGATCCATATTACTGACCTGTCATGGGGTAGAGTATCTCACCCAAGCGAGATTGTTGAATTAGATCAGAAATTGAACGTTGTTATCCTTGATTTTGATGATGATAAAAAACGTATCGCTCTTGGTCTTAAGCAATTAACTCCTCATCCATGGGATGCTTTAGATGCAGAAATGAAAGTTGGTGACAACGTTAAAGGTAGGGTTGTTGTTATGGCTGATTATGGTGCATTCGTTGAGATCGCTACTGGTGTTGAAGGATTAATCCATGTATCAGAAATGTCTTGGTCACAACACTTGAGATCTGCTCAAGATTTCATGAAAGTTGGAGACGAGGTAGAAGCTCAAATCTTAACATTGGATCGCGACGAGAGAAAAATGTCTCTTGGTATCAAGCAATTGAAGCAAGATCCTTGGGAAGGAATTGAGGCTAAATATGCTACTAATTCTAAGCACACTGCTAAGGTTCGCAATTTCACTAATTTTGGTGTATTTGTTGAAATCGAAGAAGGTGTTGACGGATTAATTCATATTTCGGACCTTTCATGGACTAAAAAAGTTAAGCATCCTGCTGAATTTACTACAATTGGTGCTGATATTGAAGTTGTTGTTTTAGAAATAGATAAGGATAACAGAAGATTAAGTTTAGGACACAAACAATTGGAAGAAAATCCATGGGATGTATTCGAAACAATCTTTACAACTGATTCTATTCACGAAGGAACTATCGTTGAAATTTTCGAAAAAGGTGCAGTGATCGCTCTTCCTTACGGAGTAGAAGGATTTGCAACTCCACGTCACCTTGTGAAGGAAGATGGATCTCAATCTAAAGTTGAAGAGAAGTTAACATTTAAAGTTATTGAATTCTCTAAAGCTGCGAAAAGAATAATCCTTTCTCACTCAAGAACTTTCGAAGATGACAAGAAAGCTGACGAGACTGCCAAGAAAAAAGAAGTAGCTAAAATCGCTAAAAAAGGAGTTAAAAAAGTGAAAGATTCACTAGAAAAGACTACCTTAGGTGATATATCAGAGTTAGCTGCTTTAAAATCACAAATGGAAAGTGATGAGAATGGCAAGAAATAA
- a CDS encoding ribonuclease Z codes for MRFEVTILGSNSALPTTKRFPTAQVLNVLERFFLIDCGEGTQIQMKRFRIPMSRINHILISHMHGDHIFGLIGLLSTFSLQGRKSDLHIYGHSKLEKLIRFQFELLETKLGYEIYYHTIFGTEIQTLFEDDSVIVQSFPLKHGVMPCAGFLFKEKERPRTLKTDMINFYNIPIKNRHGIKQGEDFIREDGEVIPNKKLTKNPPKIRRYAFCTDTAYLPKIAPIIESVDLLYHEATFLKSDEKRAKKTYHSTAEQAAKIAKEAKVKKLLIGHFSARFDDLNEHLKEAKKIFPNTALAEDGRKFSVELDRD; via the coding sequence GTGAGATTTGAAGTGACAATCTTAGGCAGTAATTCTGCTTTACCAACTACCAAAAGATTCCCAACCGCTCAAGTACTCAATGTACTTGAGCGGTTTTTTTTAATAGATTGTGGAGAGGGAACACAAATTCAAATGAAGCGGTTCAGGATTCCCATGAGCCGTATTAATCATATTCTTATTTCACACATGCATGGTGATCATATCTTCGGATTGATTGGTTTGCTTTCAACCTTCTCGCTTCAGGGACGAAAATCGGATCTTCATATTTATGGGCATAGTAAACTGGAAAAACTGATTCGTTTTCAATTCGAATTGTTGGAAACAAAATTGGGTTATGAGATTTATTACCATACTATTTTTGGAACGGAAATACAGACTTTGTTCGAGGATGATTCTGTAATTGTTCAATCTTTCCCATTAAAACATGGTGTGATGCCTTGTGCTGGATTTTTATTTAAAGAGAAGGAGAGACCTCGGACTTTAAAAACGGATATGATTAACTTTTATAATATCCCCATTAAGAATAGGCATGGTATAAAGCAAGGTGAAGATTTTATTCGTGAAGATGGAGAAGTAATCCCGAATAAGAAATTGACCAAAAACCCTCCAAAAATTAGACGTTATGCATTTTGTACAGATACAGCTTACCTGCCAAAAATCGCACCAATAATTGAATCTGTTGATTTGTTGTATCATGAAGCAACATTTTTAAAATCGGATGAAAAGAGAGCAAAGAAAACATATCACTCAACAGCAGAACAGGCAGCTAAGATTGCCAAAGAGGCTAAAGTGAAAAAATTACTAATTGGTCATTTTTCTGCCCGTTTTGACGATTTAAATGAACACCTAAAAGAAGCAAAAAAAATTTTCCCAAATACAGCTCTTGCCGAAGATGGAAGAAAGTTTTCTGTAGAACTTGATCGGGATTAA
- a CDS encoding PhnA domain-containing protein: MSIEKELHSRSGSLCELCGATENLTAYEVAPAKGTVDKNILVCATCHTQIENPEQMDANHWRCLNDSMWSTIPAVQVIAWRMLNRLRSEGWPQDLLDMLYLDEETLEWAKATGEGVSDEDAVKHIDSNGVQLQSGDTVILIKDLNVKGGGFTAKRGTAVRNISLVADNAEHIEGRVEGQQIVILTKYVKKSN; encoded by the coding sequence ATGAGTATCGAGAAAGAATTACATAGTAGAAGTGGCTCCCTTTGTGAATTGTGTGGAGCAACAGAAAATTTGACAGCATATGAAGTGGCTCCGGCAAAAGGAACTGTAGATAAAAACATATTAGTTTGTGCAACCTGCCACACTCAAATTGAAAATCCTGAGCAAATGGATGCTAACCACTGGCGCTGTTTAAACGATAGCATGTGGAGTACAATACCTGCAGTTCAGGTAATCGCGTGGCGTATGTTAAACCGTCTTCGTTCTGAAGGATGGCCTCAAGACCTACTTGACATGCTTTATCTTGACGAGGAAACTTTAGAATGGGCAAAAGCAACCGGCGAAGGTGTAAGTGACGAAGATGCAGTAAAACACATCGATAGCAATGGAGTACAATTACAATCTGGAGATACAGTTATTCTTATTAAAGATTTAAATGTAAAAGGAGGAGGTTTTACAGCAAAGCGAGGAACTGCTGTACGAAATATCTCTTTGGTAGCAGATAACGCAGAACACATCGAAGGTCGCGTTGAAGGACAACAAATTGTGATTTTAACTAAATACGTTAAGAAATCGAACTAG
- a CDS encoding C1 family peptidase, translating into MKQLLFIGLAFAFCSSAMGQQKQDRSKFQEYEPGYYQNSILKDIHNVDEQLESKDVDKRFFMDQSSYELPNKVSLYKNNTEWAQPTLSQGNTGTCWCFSTTSFYESEVYRLHKKEVKISELYTVYWEYVEKARRFIQERGDSHFEEGAEGNSVARMWKEYGACPQSEFSGLLNGRKFHTHAKMYKEMMAFLNGLKQSNAWNEEEALATIKSIMNHYLGTPPAKFTVEGKEYTPKTYLADYLKLDMDNYVEILSYKQEPYWQQVEYKVPDNWWHSKEYYNVPLDDYMTALKKAVREGYTMSIGGDVSEAGFLRTTNCAMVPSFDIPSEYINEDARQFRFSNGSTTDDHGMHLVGYYVDKAGKDWYLIKDSSSGSRNIDENSDEFGYYFFQEDYVKLKMMGFTVHKDAVKDLLKKFK; encoded by the coding sequence ATGAAGCAATTACTATTTATTGGTCTTGCTTTTGCCTTTTGCTCATCGGCAATGGGACAACAAAAGCAAGATAGATCAAAATTTCAGGAGTACGAACCTGGTTATTATCAAAATTCAATTCTGAAAGATATCCATAATGTGGATGAGCAATTGGAAAGTAAAGATGTGGATAAGCGGTTTTTTATGGATCAAAGTTCCTATGAATTGCCAAATAAAGTATCCTTATACAAGAACAACACAGAATGGGCTCAGCCAACTCTATCGCAAGGAAATACTGGAACTTGCTGGTGTTTTTCTACTACCTCTTTTTATGAGTCGGAAGTGTATCGTTTACACAAAAAAGAAGTGAAAATTTCAGAACTCTATACTGTGTATTGGGAATATGTTGAAAAAGCTCGTCGTTTTATTCAGGAAAGAGGTGATTCTCATTTCGAAGAAGGTGCAGAAGGTAACTCTGTTGCCAGAATGTGGAAAGAATACGGAGCTTGTCCTCAAAGTGAATTCTCAGGTTTGTTAAATGGTCGTAAATTTCATACACATGCAAAAATGTATAAGGAGATGATGGCTTTTTTAAATGGACTTAAGCAGAGTAATGCATGGAATGAAGAAGAAGCACTTGCTACAATCAAGTCTATCATGAATCATTATTTAGGAACACCTCCTGCAAAATTTACTGTTGAAGGAAAGGAATATACTCCAAAAACTTATCTTGCTGATTATTTGAAGTTAGATATGGATAATTACGTGGAAATTCTTTCGTATAAACAAGAGCCATATTGGCAACAAGTAGAATATAAGGTGCCAGACAACTGGTGGCACTCTAAAGAGTATTACAATGTGCCTTTGGATGATTATATGACTGCGCTAAAAAAAGCCGTTAGAGAAGGCTACACAATGAGTATTGGTGGTGATGTTTCTGAAGCTGGTTTTTTAAGAACAACAAACTGTGCAATGGTTCCTTCTTTTGATATTCCTTCGGAGTATATCAACGAAGATGCTCGTCAGTTCCGTTTTTCTAATGGTTCTACAACCGATGATCATGGAATGCATTTGGTAGGTTACTATGTAGATAAGGCTGGTAAAGATTGGTATTTGATTAAAGATTCAAGTTCGGGTTCAAGAAATATTGATGAAAATTCAGATGAATTTGGATATTATTTCTTCCAGGAAGATTACGTGAAATTGAAAATGATGGGTTTTACGGTTCATAAAGATGCCGTGAAAGACCTTCTGAAAAAATTTAAATAA